GGGATCATGGGGTGGCATTATCATGTACGGTGACGCACCGATCAAGGCGGTCGGAGGTGCTGTAACAGCAACTTCTGAAGATGGAAACAACCAGACTTACGGTGGTACGAACCCAGCCCACAATGGTGGTTCACTAAACTATGTAAGGGTAGAATATGCCGGCGCCAAATTGGCTGACGGTACTAAGGAAAACAATGCGTTCACGTTCTACTCTGTAGGATCAGGAACAACTTTAGACCACCTGGTGGCTTACAAAGGCGCTGACGACGGTTACGAATTTTTCGGTGGAACGGTAAGCGCTACAAACCTGGTTTCTTATGGAAACTACGACGATTCATTTGACTGGCAGGATGGATGGCAAGGCCAGAACAACTCCAACTGGTATGCTTACCAGGAAGTAAAAGGAAACTTCGGTATGGAAATCGAAGCGTCTAACAACAACAACACTTTCTTCCCTAAAGTAACTAATGTAACTTTGAAGAGAGCTGCAAACACCGTTCCTGAAGTAGCCGGAACTATCGAAATCGATGCTTTCCAGTTCAAGAAGCAAGGAAATGGGGATTTCAGCAATGTAGTGATTGAAGGTTATGGAAACTACACTGAAGGGGCAACTGTTTACCAGGGTGCTGCAGTGAAAATCCAGGATGTGGCTACAAACACTGACCAGGTGTTGAACTCAAGGATAAAAATAACCAACGCAAAAATCTCAGGAACTACTCAAACGAACCCTGTAGGTGCTACGGTTGACCTGATTGTCGCTTTCCCGGCAAATACTTTCACTACCTCTACAACGGCTACCGGTGCTTCACTGACTGCAGGAAACTGGGCCATGGTAGGTACGACAAACCTGTTGCAATAAGCTGCGGGATCCGTCCGGTAACTATACAGAAAAACACTTCTCTTTCGGGAAGTGTTTTTTATTTCGCAGGAATTGTTAAATATTTCCTGTTTTTAAGATTCAAGTGTTTCGCAGATGTATTTTTTTTATACTTTTACCCCATAAAACAACCCCAAATGCAAAGAAATTACTTTTTTATGTTACTGCTTTTGTGTTGCTTATCCTTTGCCGGAGCCTCCGCGCAGGAAAGCAAGCCGCAGCCTGCTGTTACTGAAGGGTTGAATTTCTACCCTAATCCGGTAAGCAACGGTAAGATTTATATTACTTCTAAAAACACGCTGGAAAAGGACATCGCAATTTTTGATGTGCTTGGCAAAAAAGTATTCCAGCAAACCACCACAAGCAAAGAGGTAAATATCTCTACACTTTCCCCTGGTGTTTACATCATTAAAATCAAAGAAGGTGACGCGACGGCCACCAGAAAACTGATTGTCAAGTAATTGTTGTTTGCAACATTCCCATTTTTTGTTATAAATTAACCATTCTTTTACACGATTTGTTTAAAACAAAACAAATTTGTGTTTATCTTTGCCGCGTAAAAACTTAATTAAAAATTAGAAAATGAAAAAACTTTACACCTTGTTATTCGTAGCGGCGAGTTCTTTGTCTTTCGGACAATTGCTGACTGACGATTTTAACTATGCTGATGCAGCGCTCCTGACAGACAACGGATGGGCCAATTTCAGCGGTAACACAAACGCCATCGACGTTGGTGCCTCAAACGGATTATCTTACGCAGGTTACTCAGGCGTCAGCGGAATCACAGGTTCTCCTGAGGGCAATGCTGCATTGCTTGACAACAACGGCGAAGATGTAAAAAGAGATTTCACTGCTGTAACCAGCGGAACAGTGTACTACTCAGTATTGGTTAACGTAACAGCTGCATCGGAAGGTTATTTCATGCACTTGTCAAACGGAACCGGAGCCAGCTTTACAGCGAGGCTGTTCGTAAGGAATTCGGCAACCGCTGGTAAAATAAACTTTGGTATCGCAAACGGCTCTACCGCTTCATACGGTACGACTGACTACGATTTGGGTACCACTTACCTGCTGATCGTTAAATGCGAGGTGGCTACTGCAGGAACTTCAAGCCTTTGGGTTGAAACTTCAGGTGTTCCTGCTACAGAAGGCGACGCCGGTGCTGCCGAAGCTACTTCAACAGGTGGCGGACAGGCTTCTGTAATGTCTATCCACTTAAGGCAATTCAACGTATCACAAAACATTACTATCGACGGACTTTACATCGATTCAGGATGGTTCGGTAATACGCCTCCACCAGTTTGTCCATTGGCTTTGGGAACAGTCACTAAAGTATGTGATGCGATCACTTCAGGCACAGATACTTACACAGTAACTATCCCTTTCACAGGCGGTGCTACAGGTGCTTACTCCCTTAACAGTGATTCAGGAACCATCGGAGGTGATGATCCAAACACGATGGCTTCAGGAAATATCGTCATTACAGGTATTTCAGAAGGTACTGCTATCGTTTTCACTGCTGAAGGTGGTGATTGCAACCTGACTGTGAATGTAACTTCACCTGACTGTGCTCCTGCTCCTGCAGGCGTGACATTGCCTTACACTAACAATTTCGCTTACCCTGCCGGTGCTGCACTGTCAACACAGCAAGACTGGACAGTTCAAAGCGGTACAACAGACGAAATCCTGGTTGCTGCCGGAAACCTCGACTACACAGGCATCGCTTCTGTAGGAAATTCAATTGCTTTTGACGGTACCGGTATCGATAATGCAGTGACTTTCGACACGCAAAATTCAGGAACTGTATATTACTCTTTCCTGTTGAATGTAGCTTCAATGACTGGTGTAACCGATGCTAACGGAGGTTACTTTGCAGGTTTGGGTTCAAGCAACACGAGCTTCGGTGCTACTTTGTGGACAAAAGCTGTGGATGATACCAATTACAACTTAGGCCTTGAAGTGAGGACTGCAAACGCAGCAAATACCAGCTGGTCCGGAAACTACGCTACAGGTGAGACATTATTCGTGGTAGTAGGATACACATTTGGCGACGCCGCTACAGCATCTGACGATACTGCTTCTTTGTGGATTAACCCGGCTGTTGGTGGTGCTCAGACTGCTGCAACGGTTTCAGACAGCCACACTGGTGCTGACCTTGCGTCAATCAACAGGTTTTTCTTCAGGCAGGATAGCGCCACTGAAACACCAGCGTTAAACATCGATGCTTTGAGGATTGGTACAACATGGGAGTCTGTAACAGAATCTAACCTTGGCGTAAAAGACAACAACATCGCAGGTTTGAAAGTATATCCAAACCCGGTATCTAACGGTACTTTCTTCATCGAAACTGCTGCTAACGCTGAAAAAGCGGTTGTAGTTTATGATGTCTTGGGCAAGCAGGTGGTAAACACTACAACCACTACAAATGCTGTAAACGTTTCTAAACTTACTGCCGGTGTTTACATCGTAAAAATCACAGAAGCTGGTAATACGGCTACAAGGAAAATGGTGATCAAATAATCATTTCCCATATCATTTTAAAAAGCGCTCTTAGGGGCGCTTTTTTTATTTACTACTTTTGCAAAAAAAATACTTTGGTCAACCCTTCCGACATATTTACCATTTCGTCCCAGAAGCAATTTGAAAAAACCGCGCTGAAGGTGTTCCGTTACCAATACGAAAACAATGGGGTGTACCGCCAATTTTGCGATTTACTGAACGTCAATCCACAAGACGTCAAATCGTTAACCCGGATACCGTTCCTGCCGATACAGTTCTTCAAGACGCACGATGTGGTCTCCACTAGCGATCCGATACAGGAAACCTTCACCAGCAGCGGAACAACCGGTATGGCGACAAGCCGACACCTCATCACCGATATAAGCCTGTATGAAACCAGCTACCGCAATGCATTCAAGGCATTTTACGGCAACATCGAAGACTATGTGATCTTAGCATTGCTTCCCTCCTACCTCGAGCGCGAAGGCTCGTCACTCATTTACATGGTCGAGGATCTTATCCAACGGACAAACAATCCCGACAGCGGCTTCTATCTCTTCAATCATGAGCAGCTTATCGACAAACTCGCCAGGCTTGAATCAGGGCAACAAACTACAATCCTCATCGGTGTGACTTATGGCTTATTGGATTTGCTGGAAAAACAGTCGTTCAGCCTCAACAACACCATTATTATGGAAACCGGCGGGATGAAAGGCAGGCGCAAGGAGATGATCCGCGAGGAATTGCATAAAGTGCTTTGTGACGGTTTCGGCGTGCGTGCCATCCACTCGGAATATGGCATGACAGAACTGCTGTCGCAAGCGTACTCGCTGGGTAATGGAATTTTCGAATGCCCGCCGTGGATGCAGGTCATGATCCGCGATACCGAAGACGCGCTAACGTATGTCGGAAACGGAAAGACCGGCGGCATCAATATTATTGATCTGGCCAATATCAATTCCTGTTCGTTTATTGCGACACAGGATCTGGGAAAAAAATACCCCAACAGTTCTTTCGAAGTGCTGGGGCGTTTTGATCATTCAGACATCCGCGGATGCAACCTGATGGTGTTGTAATTTATTTTTTAATGAATTTTGTCGTTTCAGTTCCCTGATCGGTGTAGATGCGCAGCAAATACATTCCTGATGCCAGTCCCGAAAGATTGAGCACGGCATGATGGGCCTGCGGCTGATCATCATCCAGAATAATTTTCCCGGCAACATCCAGCACCGACAAACCTGTAATGCTGTGGTTGCCATTCATCGTTATTCCAATATTATCATTGGCCGGATTTGGATATACGACGAAATCCATTGTGGCGGGATCATCAAGGCCAAGCTGCGACACGAACTCCGTTTGACAGGTATTGGTCACAATCGCCGGATTGAAATCAAAGTAAATTGAGGCCGTATTTGGGATAATATCACCCAGTGCAAAGCCGGCTTTCGGTTTTACTTTGAAAGTCACATAACCATGTCCCAGCATGCCGTCCCCGTCAGACGGAGGCAGATCAATATCATTAAAATGCCACGTAAGCTCGTTCTGGCTGCGCTCGAGCACATAGGGCGCGGAAGCCGAAACCATCTTTACTGAACCCTCGTCAAGCATGGCGTCAAGTGTATCGGTGATTATGACATTTTCCGCATTGGCCGTCCCCGTATTTTCAAAACGGATGGTATAGGTCAGGTAGTCGTCTGCCGAAAAATCGGAAAACACGATTTTCCCGGCGTGCTTTTCCGTCTTATCATTGGGATCATAAGACCCCACGACAGTCTGCATCACGAAATCCGAATTGTTGCCGGGTAACACATCATTCTCAGCAATGGCGGCATTGACGGAGTTTGTCAGCACCTGCCCCAGTTCCACTGAAGGAATCGGCGGCACCTGCATCGTCACCGACAGGTATCTGGTTTCAAGGGGCAGCAGGTTGATAAACGTATAGTTAAAACCTGCCGGAAAAACGTCCGCACTTACGTCAGACACGGCGACAACCGTTGCTATGTCCTCCGTATTAAACGAAATGGTGCCCGATGTAATCGTCTGGTTGCCATTATTGGTAAATACCACTAGGTTATCATATGTAAATCCGGGCCTGGGCGGAAGTCCAAATTGCTGCAGGCTCACGCTCAGGTCATAGATTGCGCCCGCGGTAGTCAGCGGGAAGTTGTAGGTAACAGCTTCAGTTCCCGGTGTGATGTTCTCGAAAGAAGCTGTCGCGAGCGTGTACAATCCGGCGTATTGCGGATCGATTTCGAAATACACGTCATATGAGTCTTCGGGCAAACCGTAAATCACAGCCGCGCCCGAATACGGATACAGGTACTGCGATACACCGGAATCATTTTTCACATAACGGAACTGTCCCAATGAAAAACCTGATTCCCCTTCGTCCTGAATGCTGTTGGCATTGCTGTCCAGGAAAGCATTGAGCCTGATGGTGTTGGATTGGGCAAACACAAACGTGGTAATATATGAAGTCGAAACAATCGGCTCACCCTGAATACCATACCCCTCGGCGGCCGATGTGAAATCAATAGCCCCATTATCAATATCCTGTTGTGTGAGCACATACGCCGTCGTAATCGATCCGGATTGACCCGGCAGAAGAAGCCCGGGACCTGCCAGCGCAACCTGGCTGTTATTTCCGGAAAATAGCGTCACTAAAATGTCGTGCAGTGTCACGGACCCGTTATTGATAATAAACTCGTTGATGACAAGGGTTTCGCCAGCTTCAGCAATTCCATTATTGTTACTGTCAATGAATGACACTTCGGTGATCAGCGACATTTCGGCGGATTGGCTGAGCAAGGTGATTGTGGGGTCGTCATCGCCGTTTTCACTATCTCCATCGTCGGACACGTCCGTCACCTGGAGGCCTCCGGGGCTGAAACCAACCACAGAAGCAGAATTGACGACCATTCCCGCGTCAAGGTCAGCCTGCGTGATCTCATGGTCTGCCATGGCAGTACCGGTTTGTCCGGGCGACAGGGTATAAGGGAAAACCGGGAGGCCAACGCTCCCAGTCAATGCATCCATTATGCCAACCTGGCTGACGGGCGTATTACCCGTATTGGTTACGTAAAACGTATAGGTGATGGTATCGCCTAAGCCGCCGTTCCCATTGACCGAACCGAACTTGAGCAGGCGCAACTGTGACACCTGCTGCTCCAGCAAAATCACTGTGGCATCGTCACTGCCATCTGTCGGATCTCCATTGTCAGAGAGGTCCTGGATACCGTTTCCTGAAGCCGTTGTACCATAAATTACGGCCGTGGTGACCACCATCCCCATATCGATATGGGCCTGTGTCAGGATCAGGTTCGAATTAAACGATGTGGTTTGTCCGGCCGCCAACGATCCGATATTGAGGTCATTCATCCCAAGCAGTTCGTTGTTGAGCAACAGCGAATTGATGCTTTCATCCCCATTGTTGGAAATCGTAAAGGTGTATGCAATATTGTCTCCCGGATTCAAAATACCGTCCTGGTTTGAATCAAGGTAAAGGCCCGTCAGGACCAGCTCAAGGGAAGCGCTCACGGCTTTACCGCGCGCGAACATGCCGTTAAAACTAAAAACGGCACAGGCGAACAGCAATAGGATCGAGGTGTAATGTTTCTTCATAAATGTAAAATTATCGGTTAAATGTAAGCCTTTTCCTTTCTACCGGCACGGCTGTAGTTAAATTGCTACAGTCAATCATTTCAAATACAGGCAATGGTTGTAATAATCAATGATGCCTTTGCCTTTCATCAAGATGTCTGCCCCGATAATCCCGTGTACCGGTTTTGCGCCATGCTGTGTCAGCGCTTCATTGACATGGGACAGGTCAAAAATAATCAGGTCAAAATCATCACATTTCCACCGTACCAACTGCAACTGGTTGCCCAGCGACAGCTGCGTTGCCATTCCCGTGGCGCCGGCGCCGGCCGCTTTGGTTTTGGATTTTTTGGCTTTCAGTAAGAACAGCTCAATCGCCTCAAACCCTACACAACTGTTTGATGCGCCGGTATCCAGTATGAAGTTTCCGGCGATGCCGTTGATTTTCGCCTTGACGAGCAGGTGCTGCGTTTTGGTAATCCTGAAGTTGATTTTGCGGTATTTTTCCTTTTTCAGGATGTCGTGCAGGTCTTTCATAAAATAGGATAAGTCCCAAAAATAGCCAAAATCCAAGAACCTTTGCCTGCAAAAAACTAACTTTGCGTTTTTATTCCATCTATGATTATTACCGACACCCATGCCCACATTTACAGTGAAGAATTTGCCGAAGACCGCGACGCGATGATGCAACGCGCATTGGAGTCGGGTGTCCAGCGGATTTTCGTTCCGTCAATCGATTCTTCTTACACCGAAAAAATGTATGCGATGGAAGCGCTTTATCCCAATAACGTTTTCCTGATGATGGGGCTGCATCCCACGTATGTGAAAGAAAATTACGAACAGGAATTGCAGCATGTCGAAACCGAGCTGGCCAAACGCCGCTTTGCTGCCGTCGGCGAAATCGGGATCGACCTCTACTGGGACAAATCCACGCTGGAACTGCAGCAAATCGCCTTCCGAAGACAAATCCAACTGGCAAAACAATACCAGCTTCCAATCAATATCCATTGTCGCGAGGCTTTTGACGAAATTTTCGAGATCCTTGAAGCGGAAAAATCGGCGGACCTTTGGGGCATTTTCCATTGCTTTGCCGGAAATTACGAACAGGCGCTGCACGCTGTCTCCCTGAACATGAAATTGGGCATCGGCGGTGTTGCCACGTTCAAAAACGGGAAAATAGACCAGTTTTTAGGTCAGGTCGACATCCAGGATATCGTTTTGGAAACCGATGCCCCGTACCTTGCTCCCGTGCCCTTCCGCGGCAAGCGAAATGAAAGCAGTTATATTGTCAATGTGGTTGCGAAATTGTCGGAAATCTACGGGCTTCCGGCGTCAGAAATCGCACGTATCACTACGGAAAATTCCAAAGCGGTTTTCGGGATTTAATAAAAAGAAAACAAGCATGTCAATAAATTTTCGTTCTTTTGTTATGCCAATAAAATCCGAACATGCAGAAGTTTGACGCCATTCGCCCTTTTTATGATGCCGAGGTAAACGAGGCCATCCGGAAAGTCGCAAACCATCCGATGATGAAAGCGCTGATGAATTTTACTTTTCCGGATATGGACGACGATGTCTGGAAAGAACAGCTCAAGCGCACTTATTCCATACGTGATTTTCAATGCAATTTCATCTACCAGTCGCTGCAACAGGTGCTTCGCAAAAGTTCCGACGGACTGACGACATCCGGGTTTGACAAACTCGAACCCAACACGTCTTACCTTTTCATCTCAAACCACCGCGACATCATCCTCGACACCTCGCTGATCAATGCATCGCTGTTCGACCACGGTTTGGTCATGACCGCATCGGCTATCGGTGATAACCTCGTAAAAAAATCGTTTTTACACGCGTTGTCCAGGCTCAACAGGAATTTCCTCGTGCAACGCGGACTTCCACCGCGCGAGTTGCTGCAAAGTTCCAAGTTGATGGCCGAATACATAGCGCAGTTGTTGCTTCGCGAAAACCGTTCGGTATGGATTGCGCAGCGTGAAGGGCGTACCAAGGACGGCAATGATGCGACCCACCAGGGGGTGTTAAAGATGCTGGCGATGGGATCTGACGAGGCCAACCTGATGGATTATTTTAAGAAAGTAAGACTGGTTCCGATTTCGATTTCCTATGAGTATGATCCGACTGATGCGCTAAAAATGCCGCAACTCATGGCCGAAGCGAACAACGAAATTTACATCAAGGAAAAAAACGAGGATTTTATGACACTGCTCAGTGGGATCATGGGTCAGAAAAAACGCATCCACATTCATGTGGGCGATATCATGAATCATGAAATCGAGGCGATTAAGCAGGAATTCGACAACTCCAATAAGCAGATTCAGGCGTTGGCGCAGGCGATTGATGATTCAATTTTATCGACTTACCGCCTGTGGCCCACCAATTATATTGCTTACGACCTGCTCAACAACACCGACGCTTACAAATCGCACTACACTGAAAACGAAAAAATGCTTTTTGAACGCCGACTGGAAATGCGCATCGACGAAAATGACCCGATGCAGGTACAAAGTTTCCTTGCGATGTACGCCAATCCCGTGGTCAATAAACTGAAATACCAAGATGTCGTCTAAACCCGGAATCCTTTTAATCTATACGGGTGGAACCATCGGCATGATGAAGGATTTCGATACCGGTGCCCTCAAGGCATTCAATTTCAGTAAACTGCAGCAGAAAATCCCCGAACTCAAGCAACTCGATTGCCATATAGAAACCGTTTCCTTCGAGCATCCGATTGATTCGTCGAATATGAATCCTGACCGATGGATACAGATCGCGACGATTATTGAAGCGCATTATGACCGTTTTGACGGATTTGTGGTACTCCACGGGTCGGATACGATGTCTTACTCGGCTTCAGCTCTGAGCTTTATGCTGGAGCACCTGGCAAAACCGGTTATTTTTACAGGATCCCAATTGCCGATCGGCGACCTCCGCACCGACGCAAAGGAAAACCTGATCACCGCCATCCAGATTGCTTCACTCCAACACAAGAACAAGCCCGTAATCCGGGAAGTTTGCCTTTACTTCGAATACAAGTTGTACCGCGGCAACCGCACAACCAAAATCAATGCTGAGCATTTCAATGCTTTCTCCTCGCCCAATTATGCGCCGTTGGCGGAATCGGGTGTACACCTTAAATTCAATCCCGACCTGTTTTTGCCGAGAACGGCCGCTAAAAAATTATTGGTCCATAAAAACCTCGACAACCATGTTGCCATTGTAAAAATGTTTCCTGGAATCAGCGAACCGGTGCTTTCAGCTATGCTTCAAATTCCGGGGCTGCAGGGCATCATACTCGAAACCTATGGCGCAGGCAATGCCACTACTGAAGATTGGTTTATCCTTTTGCTAAAAAGAGCCATCAAAAATGGCCTTCACGTGGTGAATGTCACACAATGCTCCGGAGGCAGCGTGAGTATGGGGCATTATGAAACGAGTACTTCACTCAAAAAAATCGGCGTGATTTCCGGCAAGGACATTACCACCGAAGCCGCAATTACAAAACTCATGTACCTGTTGGGACAGCATGTCGCGCCGGAGGTTTTCAAGACCATTTTCGAAACCCCATTGCGCGGCGAAATCGAATAATTTTTTTTACCGTAAATTTCGCAGACTGGTTTTTTTTTAGGTTATTTGCAGCCTTAAACTTAGAGAGGTGTCCGAGTGGTTGAAGGAGCAAGCCTGGAAAGTTTGTATGTGGGCAACTGCATCGTGGGTTCGAATCCCATCCTCTCTGCAAGTAAAAGGCGCTTCCGATAACGAGGCGCCTTTTTTGCTGGCGTTGGCTTTCAAAGACCCATGTATGCGTTGGTGATGATGATCATTCCATTTTGTATACCAATGTGTTTTAATCTCAAACACGTTATCATACAACTTTCAAACTTTTACCTATAAAGCCGAAATCCGAAAATTATCTTTTACCTTTACGCCTGTGAAACTTGCAAGCATCATATTCTCACTTCTGTTCATCGCCTTGTCATGCCTCCCCTGCGCAGACGGCGCTGATGATTGCGCTGCTTCACCGGTTACGGAAAAGAAATCATCCCATCCCGATGGTAAATCCGCCGATACCTGCTCACCATTTTGCATTTGCAACTGTTGCAGCGTCCAGGTAATCAACCCGGCGACGACCATTACGTTTGAACTACCCGTCCCCGCAGAGCTCATTTCGCGCGAGGAACCTTTTTACAAATCCCACTTTATTTCCAGCTTCTCCGGAAGCATCTGGCAGCCACCGCAGCTGGTATAATGATGCCCGGTTAACCCGGGTGGATATGCCGTGTCTTAACACGAAAATCAGGATGAATTCCTGTAATATTCATTTCATTATACTTTCTAAAACATGTTAGATAAAATTATTGCTTTCAGCATCAGGAACAAGCCTGTCATCGCCATGCTGACTGTTGCACTTGTAGCCGCAGGGGTGTGGAGTGCCGCACGCCTTCCTATTGATGTCATTCCCGACATCAGCAACAACCAGGTCCAGGTCATCACACTTTCACCGTCACTTGGCGCGCAGGAAGTCGAACAGTTCATCACCGCACCAATCGAACTGGCCACGGGAAACATTCCCGATATGACTGAAAAACGTTCTATTTCGCGTTCCGGACTCTCCGTCATCACGCTCGTATTTAAGGACAAAACCGATATATACTGGGCACGGCAGCAGGTTCTGGCCCAACTTAAAGAAGTGGAATCGCAAATCCCGAAAGGCTTGGGAAAACCCGTACTCGCCCCAATCACGACGGGACTTGGGGAAATTTACCATTATGTCATCCATGCCGAACCGGGTTATGAGGACCAGTTCTCAGCAACTGACCTGCGGACCATCCAGGATTGGATCGTAAAACGTGAATTGGCAGGTGTCGAGGGCCTCGCCGAAGTCAGTGGCTGGGGCGGATTTGTAAAACAATATGAAATCGCTTTGGACAATGAGAGACTCAATGCAATGGACGTTACTATTGCCGAAATCTATCAGGCGCTCGAAAAAAATAATGAAAATACGGGTGGCTCATATATCGAACAGCAAAGCAGCGCTTATTTCATCCGTGGACTCGGCCAGGTAAAGACATTGGATGACATTGAGCGCATCGTCATCAAAAATACCAATGGCAATCCGGTTTTAGTCCGCGATGTGGCCACCGTTCAATTCGGGAATTCCACGCGCTATGGCGCCGTCACACGCAATGGAGAAGGTGAAGTCGTTGCCGGGATGACGCTGATGCTCAAAGGCGAAAACTTCAACGAAGTGAGTAAAAATGTCAGGGAAAGGATGGCTCAGATACAAAAGACACTGCCCGAAGGTGTGGTCATCGAGCCCTTTATCGACCGGTCAGAACTGGTCGGGCGCGCCATCGGTACAGTTGAGAAGAACCTCCTGGAGGGCGGGTTGATCGTGATATTTATTTTGGTATTGCTGCTCGGAAATCTCCGTGCGGGGCTCGTGGTGGCCTCTGTCATTCCGCTGGCGATGCTGTTTGCGCTGTGCCTCATGCGGCTTTTCGGCGTATCGGGCAACCTGATGAGCCTCGGCGCGATTGACTTCGGACTTATAGTCGATGGCGCTGTCATTATCGTGGAGGCGATCGTCCACCGTATATCGGTAAATCAAAAACTGCAACCGGGCGCGCAAGCCCTTACACAGCCGCAAATGGATGCCGAAGTATACGGTGCCGCAACGAAAATCCGCAACAGCGCCGCTTTCGGGGAGATCATCATCATGATTGTATACCTGCCAATCCTGTTCCTTGCAGGGATTGAAGGTAAAATGTTTATTCCCATGGCCCAGACCGTCGCATTTGCGATTTTAGGTGCGTTTATCTTATCGCTGACGTATATCCCGATGATGTCGGCGCTGTTCCTCAGCAAAAAGGCTAAACAGCACCGCAACATTTCCGACAGGATAATCGCAGCACTTCAGCGTATTTATAGTCCGGTGCTGCACTTTACCTTGCGGTTCAAGAGAACGTTTGTTGCTGCATTTGCGATCCTCTTTGCCCTCAGCATCTGGATTTTCAGCAGCATAGGCGGCGAATTCATCCCGACACTCGAAGAAGGCGACCTTACCGTGGAAATTTCCGGCATGCAGGGTACGTCGCTTACGCAGACGGTGGAAACATTTACCAAGGCAGAGAAAAT
The nucleotide sequence above comes from Flavobacterium magnum. Encoded proteins:
- a CDS encoding T9SS type A sorting domain-containing protein; this translates as MQRNYFFMLLLLCCLSFAGASAQESKPQPAVTEGLNFYPNPVSNGKIYITSKNTLEKDIAIFDVLGKKVFQQTTTSKEVNISTLSPGVYIIKIKEGDATATRKLIVK
- a CDS encoding T9SS type A sorting domain-containing protein; this translates as MKKLYTLLFVAASSLSFGQLLTDDFNYADAALLTDNGWANFSGNTNAIDVGASNGLSYAGYSGVSGITGSPEGNAALLDNNGEDVKRDFTAVTSGTVYYSVLVNVTAASEGYFMHLSNGTGASFTARLFVRNSATAGKINFGIANGSTASYGTTDYDLGTTYLLIVKCEVATAGTSSLWVETSGVPATEGDAGAAEATSTGGGQASVMSIHLRQFNVSQNITIDGLYIDSGWFGNTPPPVCPLALGTVTKVCDAITSGTDTYTVTIPFTGGATGAYSLNSDSGTIGGDDPNTMASGNIVITGISEGTAIVFTAEGGDCNLTVNVTSPDCAPAPAGVTLPYTNNFAYPAGAALSTQQDWTVQSGTTDEILVAAGNLDYTGIASVGNSIAFDGTGIDNAVTFDTQNSGTVYYSFLLNVASMTGVTDANGGYFAGLGSSNTSFGATLWTKAVDDTNYNLGLEVRTANAANTSWSGNYATGETLFVVVGYTFGDAATASDDTASLWINPAVGGAQTAATVSDSHTGADLASINRFFFRQDSATETPALNIDALRIGTTWESVTESNLGVKDNNIAGLKVYPNPVSNGTFFIETAANAEKAVVVYDVLGKQVVNTTTTTNAVNVSKLTAGVYIVKITEAGNTATRKMVIK
- a CDS encoding acyl transferase — protein: MVNPSDIFTISSQKQFEKTALKVFRYQYENNGVYRQFCDLLNVNPQDVKSLTRIPFLPIQFFKTHDVVSTSDPIQETFTSSGTTGMATSRHLITDISLYETSYRNAFKAFYGNIEDYVILALLPSYLEREGSSLIYMVEDLIQRTNNPDSGFYLFNHEQLIDKLARLESGQQTTILIGVTYGLLDLLEKQSFSLNNTIIMETGGMKGRRKEMIREELHKVLCDGFGVRAIHSEYGMTELLSQAYSLGNGIFECPPWMQVMIRDTEDALTYVGNGKTGGINIIDLANINSCSFIATQDLGKKYPNSSFEVLGRFDHSDIRGCNLMVL
- a CDS encoding DUF7619 domain-containing protein; the protein is MKKHYTSILLLFACAVFSFNGMFARGKAVSASLELVLTGLYLDSNQDGILNPGDNIAYTFTISNNGDESINSLLLNNELLGMNDLNIGSLAAGQTTSFNSNLILTQAHIDMGMVVTTAVIYGTTASGNGIQDLSDNGDPTDGSDDATVILLEQQVSQLRLLKFGSVNGNGGLGDTITYTFYVTNTGNTPVSQVGIMDALTGSVGLPVFPYTLSPGQTGTAMADHEITQADLDAGMVVNSASVVGFSPGGLQVTDVSDDGDSENGDDDPTITLLSQSAEMSLITEVSFIDSNNNGIAEAGETLVINEFIINNGSVTLHDILVTLFSGNNSQVALAGPGLLLPGQSGSITTAYVLTQQDIDNGAIDFTSAAEGYGIQGEPIVSTSYITTFVFAQSNTIRLNAFLDSNANSIQDEGESGFSLGQFRYVKNDSGVSQYLYPYSGAAVIYGLPEDSYDVYFEIDPQYAGLYTLATASFENITPGTEAVTYNFPLTTAGAIYDLSVSLQQFGLPPRPGFTYDNLVVFTNNGNQTITSGTISFNTEDIATVVAVSDVSADVFPAGFNYTFINLLPLETRYLSVTMQVPPIPSVELGQVLTNSVNAAIAENDVLPGNNSDFVMQTVVGSYDPNDKTEKHAGKIVFSDFSADDYLTYTIRFENTGTANAENVIITDTLDAMLDEGSVKMVSASAPYVLERSQNELTWHFNDIDLPPSDGDGMLGHGYVTFKVKPKAGFALGDIIPNTASIYFDFNPAIVTNTCQTEFVSQLGLDDPATMDFVVYPNPANDNIGITMNGNHSITGLSVLDVAGKIILDDDQPQAHHAVLNLSGLASGMYLLRIYTDQGTETTKFIKK
- a CDS encoding retropepsin-like aspartic protease gives rise to the protein MKDLHDILKKEKYRKINFRITKTQHLLVKAKINGIAGNFILDTGASNSCVGFEAIELFLLKAKKSKTKAAGAGATGMATQLSLGNQLQLVRWKCDDFDLIIFDLSHVNEALTQHGAKPVHGIIGADILMKGKGIIDYYNHCLYLK
- a CDS encoding TatD family hydrolase, translated to MIITDTHAHIYSEEFAEDRDAMMQRALESGVQRIFVPSIDSSYTEKMYAMEALYPNNVFLMMGLHPTYVKENYEQELQHVETELAKRRFAAVGEIGIDLYWDKSTLELQQIAFRRQIQLAKQYQLPINIHCREAFDEIFEILEAEKSADLWGIFHCFAGNYEQALHAVSLNMKLGIGGVATFKNGKIDQFLGQVDIQDIVLETDAPYLAPVPFRGKRNESSYIVNVVAKLSEIYGLPASEIARITTENSKAVFGI